TCCGTGCCTACTGCACAGCGGCGCCGGATACTTCCAGACAGGCTTTGATGCGCTGGCGGTGACTGTCGTCCAGCAGGGTTCTGACTTCGGGTCGTACCAGCAGGGGCTGGAGTTTCATGCTGCGGGTGCTGCGTAAAAGGCCGGCCTCGGCGAGCATGCGAAAGACAACCTGGCCCATCTTCTTGCGGCTGGATTCGGTCCAATTGCCGATGGCTGGGTCACGATGGCTGCAGTCGTCGAGAAAATCGCTCCACTGCCACGGCTCCAGGGTTTCTGCCCGGGTGATAAAGGCGTCTGCCAGTACAGTCTCGATGAACTCCACCAGCAACAAATTGCGCTCCAATGCCGTGCAGAAGGCCACCTGGGTAGCCAGCTCATCATCGCCGTCGCGAATGGCCCGCCAGAAGGGCTCATCCAGCCGTTCCAAGCGCTTGCGCAGCGCCTGGGCCACACGTCTGGCCGATGCCGGGCTGCGCTTTTGCAGCAGGTTCTGTTGCTGGATTGCGTCATGCCACTGCTCGGGGCTGGCATGACGTAGCAACAGGTCGGCGATGACACGGCATTCGCGCACCTGCAGTGAGCCGCCGGTCAGGTCCGAGTCATAGCTGAATACTTGCACGGTCACTCGCCCTCGCTGCCGAACAGATAGGGCTCCAGTTTGGCCCGGTCTGCTGGGAGCAGTTGCAGGAGGTGTTCGCGTACCCGTTCGGTCTCTTCCTCGCTGATCGCGGCCTGATAGCGCTGCAAGGTGTAGTGGGCGAGCGCTTTTCTGACGTTTATCTGCATGCGGCCTTCAGGCATGGCGAAGTCCCGCTCGACCAAGGCCTTCTGCGCATCACTGAGACGCAGGTTGGGAATCAGCGTCAAAGTAATCTGCTCGTTCCAGAGGCTGTCGTTTTTCATCGACGGAGCGCTTTCCGCACAGGCCCTGGGAGTGCGGTCG
This genomic interval from Azotobacter salinestris contains the following:
- a CDS encoding DUF1819 family protein, which encodes MTVQVFSYDSDLTGGSLQVRECRVIADLLLRHASPEQWHDAIQQQNLLQKRSPASARRVAQALRKRLERLDEPFWRAIRDGDDELATQVAFCTALERNLLLVEFIETVLADAFITRAETLEPWQWSDFLDDCSHRDPAIGNWTESSRKKMGQVVFRMLAEAGLLRSTRSMKLQPLLVRPEVRTLLDDSHRQRIKACLEVSGAAVQ